GCGTGGTTGGGAACAATACTTCGTAAACCAGGTCGGGGAACGAGGTGTTATCGCAGAATCAGAGCAGGGGACTGATAAGGGGACGGTCGAAGTGAATCTCGGCCGGATAAACGTTCCCACCCCCTTCGAGAACGCAGTTCATGCCGGCGAAGATATCCAGTTAGACGGTAATGCTGAAATCAAGGGAGACCAAGTTATCGACGATTCTTTGGATTCGATTGATGACGTGATTGAAGATCACATCGACCTTGCAACAGACGAGGAAACTGATTACGAAGACGAAGAGCGAATGACTGGCGGTGAGTATGGCGCTGGAGAGTACTACGCCGAGGAAGTGATTCTTGAAGACGATCTCGTCTTCGATCTTTCAGATGGTGACGTCACACTCGTTGTAGAAAACGATATCCACGTTACTACGGATAACGAGTTTCGCGTAGAAAATTGGGGAGAGAACGAACTTCAAATCTATCTTGGAGGCGATCTCGAGATAAACGAACAAATGTGCCTCGATAATGATGTTTGCGAAGGTGCGTTCAATGACCGTACGCCGTCTGGTGACTCCCTCCATTCCAGTGAATTAGATCCCGAACGGTTACAGGTCTACGGCACTTCGGACTTTCAGCTAACGATGACCGGTGGCACGTACTTTGAGGGCATTATGTATGCACCCAAAGGGGAGGATGGCACTTCTGCGGCAGAGTTCCCAGGAAACGCCTATATCGATGGTTCACTTGTGCTCGGTTACGTTAGAGCTTCGGGTACACCAACTGTGGACCATACAGATTCTCTCAAGTGGTTTGACCCGGTGGTTGGTGAGGCGACTCAGCCGCCGGAACTCACGTATCTAAACTTGGTCTACCACGAAATGGAAGTCAACCGCAACTGAGGGTTTAACGAGCTATATTTCAATATTCTCGAGATCAGCAGCCTCGAGCTTGCCCTCCAAATACGCACGCCCATCGTCGGTGATCTCGTAGTATCCTTCCTCGACGCGCTCTAGCAGCCCCGCTTCACTCAACTTCCGAACCCGCTTGTTCACGTAGTTTCGCGTATAGCCGATGTTGATCGCGATCACAGCTGGAGAGAGAATCAAACCGCTCGAGGCCAGCGTCTCGAGAATTCTGTCGTCACCCTGTGTCATCCACGAGACGCGCGGCCGTCGCATTGAGACAGAGACTCCCACAGACGGTGATAGTCCCTCCGAAAAGTCCATCTAAATACACAAACGGGTGTCTGTAGTCACACGAACGATGGAATAGTATAAGTGACAGGGATTTCTACAGTGGATCAACGGAAGCACACGGGAACATGACGCTCTCGAGTTCCTGAAAATCGTGGGCCGGTGGTACCAGCACCGACCCGCGAAACGCTCCCGTAAACACGGTACGGAAGCATGATTCACAACACGCATTCGGGCTATAAAGCCCTCGCTCGACGACGTACAGCTGCGGCGACTACTTTCACCACGACTGCTCGGGGTATGTTCGCCGCTATTGCCAGCCGTGACTGTCTCGAAAGGAAGTCTGTCATCGGCGGCATCACTTTCACTTACACCGTGCTGCTATGGCGTTCGTTTATACCATCATGGGCAAAACAGCCTGCAACGCCGATGGTCCGTTGCGGGTGCCAGCCTTGGAACTCTCGCACCCGCGGACCGCGGCTCCCCACAGTGAGAGCCATGTTCGACTATACACTCAGCCGACGTAAAATCACCTACCGACCTGAAAGTAACCCGCTCGGGGTGGGCCGATGAGCCGCGATCTCGAACGCCTCGAGCCGTCCGACGCGCTTGACCTCTACCTGGAGTCTCGAGACGATGCCTCAGAGAAAACGCTTGATGGCCAGTACTACCGGCTCCGCGCGTTCGTCGCGTGGTGTGACGAGGAGGGTATTACCAACCTGAACACCCTCTCTGGCCGTGATCTGTACGCCTATCGGGTGTGGCGGCGGGAAGGCGGCTACTCGGGCGAAGAACTGAAAACGATCACCCTCCGGGGTGATCTAGCGACGCTGCGGGCGTTCCTCCGGTTCTGCGGTGATATTGATGGTGTGAATGAAGAACTGTACGACCAGATCCCGCTCCCGCGACTCAACGGAAGCGGGGAGGTGAGTGACAGTACGCTCGATCCGGACCGCGCCGTCGAGATCGTCGACTGGCTGGACCGGTACGAGTACGCGAGCCGACGGCACGTTATCGTTCTTCTGTTGTGGCACACCGGGTGTAGAGTCGGCGAGCTGCGCGCACTCGACGTCGGCGATGTTGACCTGGAGGGGGATCGACCACGAGCAGATGGGCCGGCGATCCACTTCGTCCACCGCCCGGAAAGCGATACGCCGTTAAAAAATAGAGAAAAGGGAGAGCGGTGGAACGCGATCGGGCCGCACGTTGCCCAGGTGCTCGAGGACTACCTGAGCGAGGATGGACCACGCGTAAACGTGACCGATGACTACGGACGCGCACCGCTCGTAACGACCAAACACGGACGGGTTTCCATTTCGGCCTGTCGGGATACGCTCTACCGCGTCACGCGCCCGTGCTGGCGGGGGAAAGCGTGCCCGCACGACCGCGACCCTGCGACCTGCGAGGCGACCCACTACGCAAAGATGAGTACGTGTCCGTCATCTCGCTCCCCTCACGACGTCCGGAGCGGTCGCGTTACGGCGCACCGACTGGCGGACGAAGACCGGGCGCTCGTCTCTGATCGAATGAACGCGAGCGAGGAGATTCTGGACAAGCACTACGACCGTCGTTCGGAACGACAGAAGGCCGAGCAGCGCCGGAGGTTCATCGAACTATGATGCCGCCACAGTTGGCCGAGAAACGGCCTCAACCGGCGGATACCTCACGACGGGGAGGGCGGACTTTTGCTGCGAACAACGTGAGCAGTCAAAAAGCCACACCGACGCGATTTGAGCATGTGAGTCGCAGCCCCGGAACGGCGCTTCGCGCCGCATGCCCGGACCGTCTGACACCTGTTCAAATCGGGGAGGGAGGACTGCTTTTCCGCAAACCGCTCCGCGGGCGGAAAGCACGTCTCCCGGGTCGATTGAGGAGACACAGCCGCACAGCGTAGCGATCAGGACCGCTGCGCCAGCGAACGAATACGTCCGTCTTACAGGGTGTCGCCCACAGGGTAACCACCCCAAAAACATATGCTCACCTGC
Above is a genomic segment from Natrononativus amylolyticus containing:
- a CDS encoding DUF7289 family protein, producing MRRLDADFRAVSPVIGLVLLIGLVAIGSATLLVVGMGAITDAEQYAENERVEQSFVELKKTIGLSSPESDATQSTNLDVGESGAIIKQDTGTISVTYDEAEGSLLEEEITFGTLEYEGNDGSKIAYEAGAVFRETGDETRVVSGPDVHYNEDTNTLNFPILEIVGEEELSSGDLRVDLEDSEGISEVVEDKTVIITIESEYWRGWEQYFVNQVGERGVIAESEQGTDKGTVEVNLGRINVPTPFENAVHAGEDIQLDGNAEIKGDQVIDDSLDSIDDVIEDHIDLATDEETDYEDEERMTGGEYGAGEYYAEEVILEDDLVFDLSDGDVTLVVENDIHVTTDNEFRVENWGENELQIYLGGDLEINEQMCLDNDVCEGAFNDRTPSGDSLHSSELDPERLQVYGTSDFQLTMTGGTYFEGIMYAPKGEDGTSAAEFPGNAYIDGSLVLGYVRASGTPTVDHTDSLKWFDPVVGEATQPPELTYLNLVYHEMEVNRN
- a CDS encoding helix-turn-helix domain-containing protein — protein: MRRPRVSWMTQGDDRILETLASSGLILSPAVIAINIGYTRNYVNKRVRKLSEAGLLERVEEGYYEITDDGRAYLEGKLEAADLENIEI
- a CDS encoding tyrosine-type recombinase/integrase; translation: MSRDLERLEPSDALDLYLESRDDASEKTLDGQYYRLRAFVAWCDEEGITNLNTLSGRDLYAYRVWRREGGYSGEELKTITLRGDLATLRAFLRFCGDIDGVNEELYDQIPLPRLNGSGEVSDSTLDPDRAVEIVDWLDRYEYASRRHVIVLLLWHTGCRVGELRALDVGDVDLEGDRPRADGPAIHFVHRPESDTPLKNREKGERWNAIGPHVAQVLEDYLSEDGPRVNVTDDYGRAPLVTTKHGRVSISACRDTLYRVTRPCWRGKACPHDRDPATCEATHYAKMSTCPSSRSPHDVRSGRVTAHRLADEDRALVSDRMNASEEILDKHYDRRSERQKAEQRRRFIEL